CTGAGTTTCGAGTCGGCGTGCGGCAATAAAATCGTCATCGGCGAGCGCGCGCGCATCGTGATTCTCAATGCCCTCGGTGGGCGGCCGGAGCTGAAGTTCATTGCGCTGTTGGTGCAGGGGATTCCGCGGTCGTACAAGCTCGACAGTCAGTTGAGTTACGTCGATGTGCCGTTGTGTCCGCTGGAGCAGGCGGCGGTGCAGGTGGGGGAGCAAGTGGCGAAGGTGCCTGATTTGCTGGCGCTGGAGGAGTTGTTGGTGAGTGCCGGGCTAGTCTGACCCGTATCCTGTGGCGAGGGAGCTTGCTCCCGCTGGGTTGCGAAGCAGCCCCAAAATCTCCGGCGAACCGATTATTTAGCGACTGCTGCGCAGCCGAACGGGAGCAAGCTCCCTCGCCACAGGGGGTGTGCACTAGACTTTGGCGCGCATCTGCATCTGCAACGCCTCGTTATGATCCAGCGCCCGCTCCACCAACAACTGCACCCCATCGGCCATTCGACTGAGCGCCAAGGCTACCGACCGGCGCGAACCTTCAACATCGTCCGCCAGATCGGCCGCAATGGCGCTGATCGACAGCAAGTCTTCGGAGGCGTTGGCCAAAAGGGCTTCGGTGTCGATGTCGGGGGAGACGGTGAAGAGAGGGTGTTTGCGGCGTTTGGCCGGTTTTTCGTGAGCGGGAGGGAAGTAATGGGCGAAGGCGCGGTCGGCGGCTTCCTTGAGTTTTTCGGCTTCGAGGACTGCCTCGGGATCGGTGTCGGTTTCCGGGGGATTGGGAGTGGCTTTGAACATTGTGAATCTCCGTCAGGGGTTGAGGCTGACCCATTCGGTTTCCACGCGAATAGGTGGCAGCTGTACGCGGCTGGAAACCCGGGGTAACGGAGAAACCCGGCAGACGGTTAAGTCTCCCGCGCACAGCCGCCATAACGGAGTGCACACAATAAAGGTGCGCAAGCATACGTTATGAAGGACGCTTTTGCGCCCCGTCACTTATGGGGTTTCCAGCCCCTATCGCTGATTTGGCAGCGACTCACAAACGATAAAGCTCAGCGCAAAACCCCACCAGTCAGCGGCTTCCGGCATTGCTGTAGGTGGCGACGTCACGCCGTGTAGCCTCCCACCCTTGCAGCGGACAAACTTTTAAACACAAATCTCCAATCGACCGGCAAAAGTTGAAGATTCCCAAAAAGGGACCTATCGTTCCCTTTTTGGGAATCATCGGTTGCCACTGTGAAAAACCTTTCCCTGAGCGAAGCCTTGTTCACGACCACTCAGCAAAAAGTGCTGGGCTTGTTGTTCGGCAAACCCGATCGAAGTTTTTACGCCAACGAAATCGCCCGCTGGGCTCAAGTGGGTAAAGGCAGCCTCATGCGAGAGCTGGATCGGTTGCAACAGGCAGGCGTGTTGACCCTGAGCCGCCAAGGCAACCAGACCCACTATCAGGCCAATCCGCAGTGCCCGATTTATGCTGAGCTGTTGGGCATCGCCCGCAAGACTTTTGGCATTGCCGAGCCTCTGCGTCAGGCGCTTCAACCCTTTGCCGAACAGATCACCTGGGCATTTGTGTACGGTTCAATCGCCAAGGACTCGGCAAACGCATCCAGTGACATTGATCTCATGCTGATCGGTGAAGGCCTGCACTACAGTGAAGTGATGGAGCGGCTTATGCCTCTGGAGGAGCAATTAGGCCGCGTCCTTAATCCGACGCTCTACACCCCCGAAGACTGGGCCGCAAAACTGGCGGCTGAAAACAGCTTCGTCGTGCGGGTAGCGCAGCAGGACAAGATCAACCTGATGGGGGAAAACCCTTTGGAGTCCAAGGATGGGCAGCAACGAGAATCTGGAAAACCTGTTACGTAGCGGTGGGCTGAAAGCCATTCGTGTGCAGCAGCAGATGGCTGGGCTGAAATTATTACTCGTTGAAAACTGCAGTGATCGTTCTGGCCTCTTCGCGAGCAGGCTCGCTCCCACATTGAAATGCGCTCTCCTGTGGGAGCGAGCCTGCTCGCGATGGCGTCGGCATGGTCAACCATTACCCTGATCGTAACGATCCGTCTCTGTGCTTGATTGATGCTCCCCACTCAACCCTCCTAAGGTGACTCCCACGACAGCGAACCCGTGGAGTGGTCATGACAACAACAATATCCCCCGACTCGCGATGGACGCGGCGGCGCAGCGAAAAGCAGCGGCGTCTGGCGTTGGTCAAGGATCTTGCCGACGGTGTGGTCCTGCCCACCGACAACATCGTCGCGGCACTGGAAGCTCTGATCCTGCCCGGCGACCGCGTGGTGCTGGAAGGCAATAACCAGAAGCAGGCGGATTTCCTGTCTCGCTCCCTGGCCAAGGCCGATCCCGCCAAGCTGCATGATTTGCACATGATCATGCCCAGCGTCGGCCGCTCCGAGCACCTGGACCTGTTCGAGCGCGGCATCGCCCGCAAGCTCGACTTCTCCTTCGCCGGCACCCAGAGCCTGCGCATCAGCCAATTGCTGGAAGACGGCCTGCTGGAAATCGGTGCGATCCACACCTACATCGAGCTCTATGCGCGGCTGGTGGTCGACCTGATTCCCAACGTCGTGCTCTCGGCCGGTTTCATGGCCGACCGCGCTGGCAACATCTACACCGGCCCGAGCACCGAAGACACCCCCGCCTTGATCGAGCCGGCCGCCTTCAGCGATGGCATTGTCATCGTCCAGGTCAACCAACTGGTGGACGATGTCAGCGACCTGCCACGCGTCGACATTCCCGCGTCGTGGGTCGATTTCGTGGTGGTGGCGGACAAGCCGTTCTATATCGAACCGCTGTTCACCCGCGACCCACGGCACATCAAGCCTGTGCACGTGCTGATGGCGATGATGGCGATCCGTGGGATCTACGAAAAACACAACGTTCAGTCGCTGAACCACGGCATCGGTTTCAACACCGCCGCTATCGAATTGATCCTGCCGACCTACGGCGAATCCCTAGGCCTGAAGGGCAAGATCTGCCGCAACTGGACGCTCAATCCGCACCCGACGCTGATCCCGGCGATTGAAAGCGGCTGGGTCGAAAGCGTGCATTGCTTCGGCACAGAACTGGGCATGGAAAACTACATCGCCGCTCGGCCGGACGTGTTCTTCACCGGGCGCGACGGCTCTCTGCGATCCAATCGGATGTTCTGCCAACTCGCCGGGCAATACGCGGTGGACCTGTTCATCGGCGCAACCCTGCAAGTCGATGGCGACGGTCATTCTTCCACCGTGACCCGTGGGCGCCTGGCCGGTTTCGGCGGCGCGCCGAACATGGGCCACGACCCGCGCGGTCGCCGTCATAGCACGCCGGCCTGGCTCGACATGCGCCATGACGACGCGCCCGAAGCGTTGCTCGAACGCGGTAAAAAACTCGTGGTGCAAATGGTCGAGACCTTCCAGGAGGGTGGGAAACCGACCTTCGTCGAAACCCTCGATGCAATAGAAGTGGCGAAGAAAAGCGGCATGCCGCTGGCGCCGATCATGGTCTACGGCGACGACGTCACTCACCTGCTGACCGAAGAAGGCATCGCCTATTTGTACAAGGCCCGCTCCCTTGAAGAGCGCCAGGCGATGATCGCCGCCGTCGCCGGAGTGACCGCCATCGGCCTGCGCCACAACCCGAAAGACACCGCACGCATGCGCCGTGAAGGCTTGATCGCCTTGCCCGAAGACCTCGGCATCCGCCGCACCGACGCCACCCGCGAATTGCTCGCGGCCAAGAGCGTGGCTGATCTGGTCGAGTGGTCCGGTGGCCTCTACAACCCGCCCGCCAAGTTCAGGAGCTGGTAATGCACGCATTCAACCTGCAACCGAAAACGCTTTCCCTGGCTGAACGGCTGGCGGACCTGGCGGTGGACGCATTGATCGGCGAAGCGGACCTGTCGCCGAAACCGGCGTTGGTCGACCGTCGTGGCAATGGCGCTCATACCGATTTGCACCTCGGGCTGATGCACGCCTCGGCGCTGTCGTTGTGGCCTGCATTCAAGGAAATGGCGCAAGCGGCCATTGAATCTGGCGAAGTTGGTGTGCCGCTGCGTGAAGCCGTTGGACGGATCGGTCGGGAAGGGGAGCAAGCGATGCTCGCCACGACGGCTGGCGTGAACACCCATCGCGGGGCGATCTGGGCCTTGGGTCTTTTGGTCACCGCCTGCGCGCTTGAGCCTGAATCCAGTGCCGCAGGCCCGATTGCTTTGCGTGCTGCCCGACTCGCGTTAATCGACGACCGTTACGCACCACGTCCACTCAGCCATGGCGCCCAGGTTGCCCAACGCTACGGCGCTCGCGGTGCCCGTGAAGAAGCCCAACTCGGCTTTCCTTCGGTGCTGCAACGCGCACTGCCACAACTCAAACGCAGCCGCGCCTTGGGCCATGGCGAGCAGAACGCCCGGCTCGACGCCTTGCTCGCAATCATGACGAACCTGGCCGACACCTGCGTGCTCTACCGCGCCGGCGAACACGGCCTGCAAACCATGCAGCTTGGTGCCCAAGCGGTACTCGATGCGGGCGGCAGCGCCAGCCTCGCCGGTCGCCGCCGTCTGCACGAATTGGACGAACAATTAATCGCATTGAATGCGTCGCCCGGCGGTGCCGCGGATTTGCTCGCCGCCTGCCTGTTTATCGACCGCATCGAGTCGGGAGCTTTCTGATGGAAACCTTATCCTTTGAATTCACCGCCGGGCAGCCGCCACGGGGCCGCACGCTGGTGGGCTGTGTCGGTTCGGGCGATCTGGAAGTGCTGATCGAACCGGGTCAGGCCGGCAAATTGACGATCAAGGTGCAGACCTCGGTCAATGGCGCCGAACAACGCTGGCAGCACCTGTTTGCACGGATGTTCGACGGCCAGACACCGCCAGCGATGGCCATTGATATCCACGATTTCGGCGCGACCCCCGGCGTGGTGCGCTTGCGTCTGGAACAAGGCTTTGAGGAGATCGGTCATGACTGACAGTAAAGAACTCCTACACAAGCACAGCTTCGTCGAACTCGGCGCCCGGCAAAGGGCGAAAGCCTTGCTCGACCCTGGCACCTTCCGCGAATTGCTCGACCCGTTTCAGCGCGTCATGTCGCCATGGCTGTCGCGCCAGGGCGTGGTGCCGCAAGCCGATGACGGCGTGGTGATCGCCAAGGGCAGCATCGGTGGATTGCCGGTGGTGATCGCCGCCATCGAAGGTGCATTTCAGGGCGGCAGCCTCGGTGAGGTCGGCGGGGCGAAGATTGCCGGTGCGCTGGAACTCGCCGCCGAAGACAACCGCAATGGCATTCCCACTCGCGCCGTGTTGCTGCTGGAAACCGGCGGCGTGCGTTTGCAGGAAGCCAATCTTGGGCTGGCGGCGATTGCCGATATTCATGCGGCGATTGTCGACCTGCGCCAATACCAGCCGGTTATCGGTGTAGTCGCCGGCAGCGTGGGTTGCTTTGGCGGGATGTCGATTGCCGCCGGGTTGTGCAGCTATTTGCTGGTGACTCAGGAAGCGCGGCTTGGCCTCAACGGTCCGCAAGTGATCGAACAGGAAGCCGGGCTTGAGGAATACGACTCCCGCGACCGTCCTTTTATCTGGAGCCTGACCGGTGGCGAGCAGCGTTTTGCCAGCGGTTTGGTGGACCGTTATGTTGCCGACGACGTGGCGCAGATTCAGCAGCAGGTCGGTGAGTTACTCAAGCAAGGTTTGCCGGCACAACAACGCAGCCGTCAGGCCGATCTGTTCCTGCAGCGGCTGGCCCGTCTGGACGCCGAACCGCAAATCGAGCCGTCAGTGGTTCGCGATCTGTATCAAGGAGAGCGCTCATGAGTTCGTATTCCCTGAGAGGTTTGAACTGGTTCAACGCCTTGAGTGCGGGCGCGAAACCGGTCGAAGGTTTGCCCGCTTCGTTGAAGGTCGCCGACGGTGTATTGGGTGATCAGTCTGTACGGTTTATCGCGGTGGTGGCTGATCCCGACAACCGTTTCGTCCGCGCCCGCAATGGCGAGGTCGGTCTGCTGGAAGGTTGGGGCCTTGCCAAGGCGGTGGATGACGTCATCGCCGAAGACACGGATAAACCGCACAAACGCGCCTTGGTCGCCATCGTCGATGTGCCGAGCCAGTCTTACGGTCGGCGCGAAGAAGCGCTCGGCATTCATCAGGCCCTGGCGGGTGCGGCAGACAGTTATGCCCGCGCCCGGTTGGCCGGTCATGCGGTGATTGGCTTGCTGGTGGGCAAGGCGATGTCCGGGGCGTTTCTGGCCCATGGGTATCAGGCCAATCGCTTGATTGCCTTGCGTGATCCAGGCGTGATGGTCCATGCGATGGGCAAGGCATCGGCAGCGCGGGTGACGTTGCGCAGCGTCGAAGAACTCGAAGCCCTGGCTTCCAGCGTGCCGCCGATGGCTTATGACATCGACAGCTATGCGAGTCTGGGATTGCTTTGGGAAACCTTGTCGGTAGAGCAGATCGAGCAGCCGACAGCGGCGGATCTGGCGCGGGTGACTGAATGCCTGAACCTTGCCATTGGCGATGTCGCCACCAGCGGACGTGATCTGAGCAGCCGCTTGGGCGCGACCAACCGTGCGGCATCAAGCACCGTTCGCCAATTGCTGAGAGCGCAGTGGTGAATACGTTTCTGGCCCACGACCTGCTTTGGGGGATGACCCCGGAGCAGCTGCCGGTGGACGCGCCTGCATGGGCGATCGAGTCGGTCAGCGCAGGTCAGCCGGTGGTGGTTCGGCGTGCGTTGAGTGCGCCGGATCACGTCGCGGTCGGGGTACGTGGGCGGTTGCGTGAGCAGCGGTTTGCAACGGTGATGTCGATCGCTGCGATTGCTCGTCGCGTCAGACCGGAAGATCTTTGTCATGCCTTGATCGAGCGGGATCTGCCAGCAGTACGCGCCCTCAATGATTTGCGGCCGATGCTCGATGACTTCGGTTGGGCGTGGGGCGTCAGCGGCAGCGCCGGGTTTGAATTGGCCAGCGGTGTTCAGGCGTTGCACGAGGGCAGTGATCTCGACTTGATCCTGCGCACCCCGCAACCGTTGGATCGATTGAAAGCGCAGGCGCTGGTGAAGATTCTGGACACGGCTGCGTGCCAGGTAGACATGCAGTTGCAGACGCCTTTCGGCGCCGTCGCCCTGCGCGAATGGGCTGGTGCTGCCCGCCGGGTTTTGCTGAAAAACGCCCGTGAAGCCTGCCTGGTGATTGATCCGTGGGAGCAAGCAGCGTGAGCAGTTTGCTGGTGTTCCCAGGTCAGGGCGCGCAGCAACCGGGCATGCTCCACCGTTTGCCTCTCGAAACGGTGAATGAGGCCAGTGAAGTGCTGGGCGAAGACGTGTTGCGGCTGGATTGCGCCGAGGCGTTGAAATCGACAAGGGCCGTTCAGCTTTGCCTGTTGATTGCCGGCGTCGCGGCTTCACGCCAGTTATCAATGGCAGCGGATTACGTGGCGGGATTGTCCATCGGCGCCTACCCGGCAGCGGTGGTGGCGGGCGCCCTGAGCTTCAGCGATGCGCTGCATCTGGTCAGCCTGCGTGGTGAGCTGATGCAGCAGGCTTATCCTCAGGGCTACGGCATGACCGCGATCATCGGTCTGGATCTGGCGACAGTGGAAGGGTTGCTGGCGCAGGTTCACCGCGTCGATATGCCGGTTTACCTGGCCAATATCAATGCCGATAACCAAGTAGTCATTGCCGGCAGCGATGCGGCGATGAAAGCTGTCGCCGAACTGGCCCGAGGTCGCGGTGCAGGTCTGGCAAAACGACTGGCCGTCAGCGTGCCTTCCCATTGCCCGCTGCTGGAAGCTCCGGCGAAAACCCTGGCCGAAGCCTTCGCCAATGTGCAACTGAAAACACCGACATTGAGTTACCTGAGCGGCAGTCGCGCCCGGCCCGTCATCAACACCGAAGCCTTGCGCGATGACCTGGCTTTCAACATGTGCCGCGTGGTGGATTGGCGCGGCACGGTGCAAAGCGCTTACGAGCGTGGCGTACGTCTACAGATCGAACTGCCGCCCGGTGCGGTGCTGACCGGGCTGGCGCGCCGGGTGTTCGAGCAGGGCACCGTCATTGCCTTCGACGGTGCTCGCCTCGATACCTTGCAGGCGCTGTTGCGTGAGGAGGGAAGCCGCCAACCCTAGACCACCGACTCAAGCCTTCGAACAACAAAAACAACATTCGACGATGCACTTTGAGGACAACAACAATGATTATTTATGGTGTGGCGTTTCTCGCCTTTTGTACCCTGGTGGGTATTTTTGTCGGTGAACTGCTCGGCAAGCTGATTGGCGTACCGGCCAACGTTGGCGGTGTAGGTATTGCGATGCTGCTGTTGATCGGCCTCGGCAGTTACCTGAATAAAAGTGGTTGGTTCAAAGGCAAGACAGAGCAGGGCGTGGAGTTCTGGAGCGCAATTTATATTCCGATCGTCGTCGCCATGGCGGCGCAACAAAACGTCTATGGCGCACTCAAGGGTGGGCCGATGGCGATTCTGGCGGGGACGGCAGCGGTGGTTATCGCCTTTGCCTTGGTGCCGGTGCTGGTACGCATCGGCAACAAGGAACCCGCCTCTGTCATTCCTCCGAAGACGGTAGGGTGATCGCCATGTACGAATCGATGATGAAGGTAATTACCGGTTACGGCCTGATCAGTGGCTTTCTGATTGTCGGCGTGACCATGTGGGTGTCCTACTGGATTTCCAATACGTTCACCAAAGGCCGCTTGCACGGCTCGGCCATCGCCATTTTGCTCGGCCTGTTGTTGTCGTATGTCGGTGGTGCGTTGACCGGTGGCCAGAAAGGCGTGGTGGACATCCCGTTGCTGTCCGGGATCGGCCTGCTGGGCGGTGCCATGTTGCGCGATTTCGCCATTGTGGCCACGGCGTTTGGCGTCAGTGTCGATGAGCTCAAACGTGCCGGTTTTGTCGGAGTACTGGCGTTGTTCGTCGGCGTCGGGACGTCGTTCATCGCGGGTGTCGCCGTGGCCATGGCCTTCGGATACACCGATGCGGTCAGCCTGACCACCATTGGTGCCGGGGCTGTGACGTATATCGTCGGTCCGGTGACCGGGGCTGCCATCGGTGCCAGTTCCGAGGTCATGGCGCTGTCGATTGCCGCAGGGTTGATCAAAGCCATTCTGGTGATGGTCATGACGCCGTTCGTGGCGCCGATGATTGGTCTGAACAACCCACGCAGTGCGGTGATCTTCGGGGGCTTGATGGGGACATCCAGCGGTGTGGCGGGCGGGTTGGCGGCCACGGATCCGAAACTGGTGCCTTATGGTTGCCTGACCGCCGCGTTCTACACGGCATTGGGCTGTTTACTCGGGCCTTCGTTGCTGTTTCTGATCATGCGCGGATTAATGGGCTGATGCGCTAGAGGGTAAGCCACGCGCCCACAGGATCTGCGCAATACCTGTAGGAGCGAGGCTTGCCCGCGAAGGGCGCGACAGGGTCTCAGGCCTGGCGATTGGCATACATCCGACACTCCGCCAACAACGCCAGCAGATTCGGATCGCGCTCCTTGGCTTTCAAAAACACCACGCCAATGTGCTGCTGCAACCGATACTTTTCCTGCAACGGAATCAGCTTCACACGGTTCTCATACACCGCCGCAATCCGCCCCGGCAGCAACGCATAACCCACCCCCGAGCTGACCATGCTCAGCAGGGTGAAGATGTCGTTGACCTGCATCGCCACCTTCGGCTCGAACCCCGCCTGCTTGAACACCCGGTTGCCGTCCTGATGCGTGGCAAACCCCTGAGTGAGTGTGATGAAAGTTTCGTCGCGCACTTCGGCCAGGTCGACTTCCGCCCGTTGGGCAAACTTCGAATCCGCTGGCGTGGCCAGGAAGATGTCATCGGAGAACAGTGGAATCTGCTCGCAGTCCGGGTCGTTGACGCTGTCGTCCAGGGACACCAGGATCGCGTCGACCTCCATGTTCTTGAGCTTGTACAGCAGGTCGAAATTCGAGCCGAGGATCAAGTCGATGTTGAGCTCGCTGCGACGTATTTTCAGGCCCATGATCAGCTGCGGCACCGTCTTCACCGTCAGCGAATACAACGAGCCGAGCTTGAAGCGTTCGGCGGAGAACCCGGCCGCTTCGCGGGTCAGGCGCACGGTTTCGACCACGTCCTGAATCAGCTTCTGGGCGCGTTCTTCCAGCACATAAGCGCTTTCCAGCGGTGTCAGGTTGCGGCCTTCGTGCTTGAACAACGGGCAGCGCAAGGCGCTTTCCAGCGAGTGAATGGCGCGGTGCACGCTGACGTTGCTGGTCTGCAACTCGGCGGCGGCCCGGGCCAGGTTGCCGGTGCGCATGAAGGCGAGGAACACCTCGAGTTTTTTCAGGGTCAACTCTTCGTCGATCAGCATGGGCGTGACTCTTGGTCGAATGGCTCGATTGTGCACGTATGCGCGGATTTGTGATCTGAAACATTGCGCTTTTAAGCTCAAGGGCTGAGCCTTGCGCCATGTTGTAACGAATGTTGAGGTGGGCGACACATGTATCACGGGGAACGATTGAACGCCTGGACGCATTTGGTCGGGGCGGTGGCGGCGATGGTCGGG
This region of Pseudomonas mandelii genomic DNA includes:
- a CDS encoding malonate decarboxylase subunit delta, with product METLSFEFTAGQPPRGRTLVGCVGSGDLEVLIEPGQAGKLTIKVQTSVNGAEQRWQHLFARMFDGQTPPAMAIDIHDFGATPGVVRLRLEQGFEEIGHD
- the madM gene encoding malonate transporter subunit MadM, whose product is MYESMMKVITGYGLISGFLIVGVTMWVSYWISNTFTKGRLHGSAIAILLGLLLSYVGGALTGGQKGVVDIPLLSGIGLLGGAMLRDFAIVATAFGVSVDELKRAGFVGVLALFVGVGTSFIAGVAVAMAFGYTDAVSLTTIGAGAVTYIVGPVTGAAIGASSEVMALSIAAGLIKAILVMVMTPFVAPMIGLNNPRSAVIFGGLMGTSSGVAGGLAATDPKLVPYGCLTAAFYTALGCLLGPSLLFLIMRGLMG
- the madL gene encoding malonate transporter subunit MadL encodes the protein MIIYGVAFLAFCTLVGIFVGELLGKLIGVPANVGGVGIAMLLLIGLGSYLNKSGWFKGKTEQGVEFWSAIYIPIVVAMAAQQNVYGALKGGPMAILAGTAAVVIAFALVPVLVRIGNKEPASVIPPKTVG
- the mdcH gene encoding malonate decarboxylase subunit epsilon yields the protein MSSLLVFPGQGAQQPGMLHRLPLETVNEASEVLGEDVLRLDCAEALKSTRAVQLCLLIAGVAASRQLSMAADYVAGLSIGAYPAAVVAGALSFSDALHLVSLRGELMQQAYPQGYGMTAIIGLDLATVEGLLAQVHRVDMPVYLANINADNQVVIAGSDAAMKAVAELARGRGAGLAKRLAVSVPSHCPLLEAPAKTLAEAFANVQLKTPTLSYLSGSRARPVINTEALRDDLAFNMCRVVDWRGTVQSAYERGVRLQIELPPGAVLTGLARRVFEQGTVIAFDGARLDTLQALLREEGSRQP
- the mdcA gene encoding malonate decarboxylase subunit alpha, whose amino-acid sequence is MTTTISPDSRWTRRRSEKQRRLALVKDLADGVVLPTDNIVAALEALILPGDRVVLEGNNQKQADFLSRSLAKADPAKLHDLHMIMPSVGRSEHLDLFERGIARKLDFSFAGTQSLRISQLLEDGLLEIGAIHTYIELYARLVVDLIPNVVLSAGFMADRAGNIYTGPSTEDTPALIEPAAFSDGIVIVQVNQLVDDVSDLPRVDIPASWVDFVVVADKPFYIEPLFTRDPRHIKPVHVLMAMMAIRGIYEKHNVQSLNHGIGFNTAAIELILPTYGESLGLKGKICRNWTLNPHPTLIPAIESGWVESVHCFGTELGMENYIAARPDVFFTGRDGSLRSNRMFCQLAGQYAVDLFIGATLQVDGDGHSSTVTRGRLAGFGGAPNMGHDPRGRRHSTPAWLDMRHDDAPEALLERGKKLVVQMVETFQEGGKPTFVETLDAIEVAKKSGMPLAPIMVYGDDVTHLLTEEGIAYLYKARSLEERQAMIAAVAGVTAIGLRHNPKDTARMRREGLIALPEDLGIRRTDATRELLAAKSVADLVEWSGGLYNPPAKFRSW
- a CDS encoding triphosphoribosyl-dephospho-CoA synthase, encoding MHAFNLQPKTLSLAERLADLAVDALIGEADLSPKPALVDRRGNGAHTDLHLGLMHASALSLWPAFKEMAQAAIESGEVGVPLREAVGRIGREGEQAMLATTAGVNTHRGAIWALGLLVTACALEPESSAAGPIALRAARLALIDDRYAPRPLSHGAQVAQRYGARGAREEAQLGFPSVLQRALPQLKRSRALGHGEQNARLDALLAIMTNLADTCVLYRAGEHGLQTMQLGAQAVLDAGGSASLAGRRRLHELDEQLIALNASPGGAADLLAACLFIDRIESGAF
- a CDS encoding chemotaxis protein CheW; protein product: MLEHRTSNLTGLLLPLADRNLILPNVAVAELIDYQPGAFDLDTPPWYLGLVTWRDRQIPLLSFESACGNKIVIGERARIVILNALGGRPELKFIALLVQGIPRSYKLDSQLSYVDVPLCPLEQAAVQVGEQVAKVPDLLALEELLVSAGLV
- the mdcE gene encoding biotin-independent malonate decarboxylase subunit gamma, with the protein product MSSYSLRGLNWFNALSAGAKPVEGLPASLKVADGVLGDQSVRFIAVVADPDNRFVRARNGEVGLLEGWGLAKAVDDVIAEDTDKPHKRALVAIVDVPSQSYGRREEALGIHQALAGAADSYARARLAGHAVIGLLVGKAMSGAFLAHGYQANRLIALRDPGVMVHAMGKASAARVTLRSVEELEALASSVPPMAYDIDSYASLGLLWETLSVEQIEQPTAADLARVTECLNLAIGDVATSGRDLSSRLGATNRAASSTVRQLLRAQW
- a CDS encoding malonate decarboxylase holo-ACP synthase, with the translated sequence MVNTFLAHDLLWGMTPEQLPVDAPAWAIESVSAGQPVVVRRALSAPDHVAVGVRGRLREQRFATVMSIAAIARRVRPEDLCHALIERDLPAVRALNDLRPMLDDFGWAWGVSGSAGFELASGVQALHEGSDLDLILRTPQPLDRLKAQALVKILDTAACQVDMQLQTPFGAVALREWAGAARRVLLKNAREACLVIDPWEQAA
- a CDS encoding LysR family transcriptional regulator, translated to MLIDEELTLKKLEVFLAFMRTGNLARAAAELQTSNVSVHRAIHSLESALRCPLFKHEGRNLTPLESAYVLEERAQKLIQDVVETVRLTREAAGFSAERFKLGSLYSLTVKTVPQLIMGLKIRRSELNIDLILGSNFDLLYKLKNMEVDAILVSLDDSVNDPDCEQIPLFSDDIFLATPADSKFAQRAEVDLAEVRDETFITLTQGFATHQDGNRVFKQAGFEPKVAMQVNDIFTLLSMVSSGVGYALLPGRIAAVYENRVKLIPLQEKYRLQQHIGVVFLKAKERDPNLLALLAECRMYANRQA
- a CDS encoding biotin-independent malonate decarboxylase subunit beta — its product is MTDSKELLHKHSFVELGARQRAKALLDPGTFRELLDPFQRVMSPWLSRQGVVPQADDGVVIAKGSIGGLPVVIAAIEGAFQGGSLGEVGGAKIAGALELAAEDNRNGIPTRAVLLLETGGVRLQEANLGLAAIADIHAAIVDLRQYQPVIGVVAGSVGCFGGMSIAAGLCSYLLVTQEARLGLNGPQVIEQEAGLEEYDSRDRPFIWSLTGGEQRFASGLVDRYVADDVAQIQQQVGELLKQGLPAQQRSRQADLFLQRLARLDAEPQIEPSVVRDLYQGERS
- a CDS encoding DUF6124 family protein translates to MFKATPNPPETDTDPEAVLEAEKLKEAADRAFAHYFPPAHEKPAKRRKHPLFTVSPDIDTEALLANASEDLLSISAIAADLADDVEGSRRSVALALSRMADGVQLLVERALDHNEALQMQMRAKV
- a CDS encoding nucleotidyltransferase domain-containing protein, whose amino-acid sequence is MKNLSLSEALFTTTQQKVLGLLFGKPDRSFYANEIARWAQVGKGSLMRELDRLQQAGVLTLSRQGNQTHYQANPQCPIYAELLGIARKTFGIAEPLRQALQPFAEQITWAFVYGSIAKDSANASSDIDLMLIGEGLHYSEVMERLMPLEEQLGRVLNPTLYTPEDWAAKLAAENSFVVRVAQQDKINLMGENPLESKDGQQRESGKPVT